gaaaattcaacaaagaaaaaatgattaTGTTGGGAATTCTAAATATTCTGTTTGTAAGAGGACTGAATGAAACTGCATGTATTtatgttttccattattttgcTTGAAACATAATTCTATGTTCTTGAATGCAAACACATGGCAAGACTCAAAAGTTCAGGGCACAGCTGGTTTTCTCCTTCTATTACTATCTGTGGGAGTTAGGATGTGATAGAGGGAACAGGCACTCCACAAACTGACCTTGTGTGGGGTCTACTAGGGATTCATTGGGTGGAAACAACAGTTTAAATTGGATTTGCCAGTGGGTGAAGGGCAGCATTTCTTATAATGAAACTGCAGTTACATAAAATAGTCTTGTAACTTTGCAGCAGTACCTGGGTATTCAGCTTGCTTTTCAGAGGCATAAATAATACGATCAAACAGCTTGTGTTTCAGTGTACTTTGTAGGTATTTTTCAAGAGTGTTCAGGAGTTCAGGGCTAAATAAATAGATGGGAGATAGCATAATAAATGGTGAGTTGGAGCAGAATAGTCCCATGTGTCATTACTTAGTTGCCCGATCTGCcaatatgcttttaattttgtgatGAAGTAGTGAACAAGGAGTCACTGTGTTACTGTGTGTCCCTATGATATATGTGACAATTTGAATTGATTTTACATGTTTGCACTTACCACAAGTGAGGAAATGATGctatgcttttaattttgtgatGAAGTAGTGAACAAGGAGTCACTGTGTTACTGTGTGTCCCTATGATATATGTGACAATTTGAATTGATTTTACATGTTTGCACTTACCACAAGTGAGGAAATGATGCATTTGTGCATTTTTAtgtgtgaaaatatttaataaagaaatggtGATGCTTTGCAAATAGTCAGCTTTTCCTTACATAACACAATCTGTCTTTGGGGCGTCACAAATTATTAATTACCAGTATATAcagataaaattatttacagaattttatttgtaaactCCAACTGAATGCTCAGTAATTGGTTATTTCAATCTAgttgatgggatttttttcagaaatacgTAATTATATTTTGTGTGGTTATATCAGTTTGCTTCTTACTTAGCTGCACTGTTATTATTGAGTCATTTTTATAAAGTACTTCTGCTAGCACAGGATCACAAGAAATGCTGAAGTTAGCTAAAGGGTAAATGTCAAATATCAAGCTCTCTTCTGTAGAGTAGACTTTTAAATTCCATTGaagatttctgtgctttttcattctcatgtgcacatacattttttttcactgtggaTATTGGGAGACCCTAACAgataatataattaatttattcttagTTGCTCCTTATTGGATTGCTACAATGTTGTTGCtacttaaaatttgttttataacaacttcttttttttcccattttcttcatatttttcagattaTGGCACAGGCTCAAGGTGTGGGGAAGAGATACATTAAAGCcttttttaaaggtttctttGTTGGTGTTCCAATAACAGTGACTTTCCTGGATAGAGTTGCCTGTGTAGCAAGGGTGGAAGGAGCATCAATGCAGGTATTGCTGGAAATATCTTTTATCtgtcaggaaattaaaaagtgaCTGCCCACTGACAATAGcaaggtggaaaaaaatctttttctcaaTTGTTATTAAATGACCACGTTGTACTATGGAATAGTTTAATTTTGACTTTGTCAAACAAATACTTCTATggtgtgaaaagaaaaacttttgaGAACAAAACTTGCCAAAATTCTGTCTCAGTAATAGGAAAATATATAGATAACTAGTgataaagatatatttttttgatATCTTCCTAGTCATTTcgaaataaagattttttttttgagcactACCTTTTGTCTCTTAGGATTGAATTGATGACTCACAAAGAggctttattaatttttagtAGATGTATTATTGTAATTGTAAGGCAAAACCAGTTCTTGCCATACTTACTCTTACTAATGAATGAGTATGGCaccatttcagtgaagaataCTGAAGAAAGCACGAGCTTAATACCTGTGCTTATCAGGACATAGGTATAAGTTCATTGTTTTTACTTTGGTTATACTGAATGTTTATACGGTGTAAGCAAAGATATAAATAGGCTGTGTAACATTTAGAAGATAAATAGATACTCATGATAGTGAACAGGTACTTTGTTTCCTCTGTTATTGGGACGTGAAAAATATATGTTGTAATGTAGTTAGCCAATTTTTGTATTGttactttgcattttaagtCATATGCATTGCGTATTGCTGTGCATCACCACTGATAACTAGAATTCACTTTATTCCAACGTTGCAACATTCCAGTTAGCAGAGACTAAGGATTCAATTCTCAGATGCCAACCCCTCTTTTCTGATTATCTGAGCGAGCTCAAAACCTTGAAGAGAGGTTTCACAGCAATCAAGACTAGGTGCTGGAGTTTGAATTGTGCAACATTCACACAGACAAAACTTGGGCTAGAATCTGGGCTTGGCTGATTTGTGTTTAATGCTATAAAAAGCctgtggtggggaggagggaatggCATGGTGGCATTGTGCCTTTTGTGGCAGTCTGTAATCTGGTGTTTAACCTCTGTCAAGAAGCCTCAGCTGGTCTAGAAGGCAGCTCTTGCCTCAAAAACAGGGACCAAAGTAAAATCATCATACTCCGGTAATTCTACAATCCAAACCCAGAAGTTAGGTGTAACATAAGTTACCTTTGTCCTTTTCATGAATGTTATTCTGAATATCATTAATGACCAATCAAAGGTAGGAGAAGCTCAGAACTTACGGTTGCAGAGCCAGAAATTTGCTCTAGAAAGGAGGAGAGGCGtaggaaactgggaaaaacagttttattctctttttactATCTTCACATGGGAGAAATTCAAATATATAACACAGTGTCTAGGTAAGCACAAAATCAGCCAGACAACTACAACTCCCCCATTTTCCATCTCCCCATTTTTTGCCTCTGTTGGGATCTAGAGCCACACGCAGCATTTAAGATGCAGATGCATATTGGATTTTATGATTTtggtggttggtttgtttttttggggggttttgggtttgttggtttttttttgctactggTGAGCATGACCTGAGCATTTAATTTCTGAGAGGTTGTTTTTTTAGCATGTCACATTGCCTTTCATTGTTtggtcttttctgtttctgacatAGTGTTCTGTTTGCCATCCATTCTTGTTTGCATAGTTTCACCTCGGTAGATGGAAAGAATTTTTCTAGATTTCCCTAATCTACAAGTCTATTGAGGTCAAGACCTCAGTTTTATGTTTACTTTGAAGTCAAAATCTCAAGTGTGAGGAAGTACTATGGTATTGTTCAGGAGTGTTGCTTCTGTATTCACTCGAAGGGCATGTAGCTGACTGTGGTTTATCCATGGAAGATTTGAAAAACACTACAGTTATGTGCTCAGATTTATTCAACCTGACAAAGAAGGATATCCACTCTTTGTAGTGGCTAGGGAAAGCAATATGTGTTCAGTGGGTGATTA
Above is a genomic segment from Nyctibius grandis isolate bNycGra1 chromosome 5, bNycGra1.pri, whole genome shotgun sequence containing:
- the IMMP2L gene encoding mitochondrial inner membrane protease subunit 2 isoform X6; translation: MAQAQGVGKRYIKAFFKGFFVGVPITVTFLDRVACVARVEGASMQPCLNPGGRQASDVVLLNHWSIRNYDVQRGDIVSLVIDPLSQIYM
- the IMMP2L gene encoding mitochondrial inner membrane protease subunit 2 isoform X8, with translation MAQAQGVGKRYIKAFFKGFFVGVPITVTFLDRVACVARVEGASMQPCLNPGGRQASDVVLLNHWSIRNYDVQRGDIVSLV
- the IMMP2L gene encoding mitochondrial inner membrane protease subunit 2 isoform X5 — its product is MAQAQGVGKRYIKAFFKGFFVGVPITVTFLDRVACVARVEGASMQPCLNPGGRQASDVVLLNHWSIRNYDVQRGDIVSLVSLIKKLNMMG
- the IMMP2L gene encoding mitochondrial inner membrane protease subunit 2 isoform X7, with product MAQAQGVGKRYIKAFFKGFFVGVPITVTFLDRVACVARVEGASMQPCLNPGGRQASDVVLLNHWSIRNYDVQRGDIVSLVILLIV